A DNA window from Paenibacillus segetis contains the following coding sequences:
- a CDS encoding DEAD/DEAH box helicase — MSEVRSLCGRISFKRGEQYVKEGRVAELNSDGVGHFEAKVREEQHYHVKVDVNRSGTLKAKCDCPANASYYGYCKHIAAVLIAIHQVHGGQGARKGIVIPLSPLWGDVPIQTSLTDEKINSPAQGQGRSFTSYRGDDLVSSSLISLFQLQRQSGVTNDPVNEALIGSFKPQKELLQVEFTIKCVNNYRQMRESKFVLEMKVGGKRLYVVNDIGEFLSRIDAGEPHSFTKLFTYDPSLHAFSPGDHELIKKLIDIHNSEFAYRETGLVTSGLGHHESRSKGNKRQLTLPPLVWREIIPLLIQPDRNVLIEQDNGATHSFVVEDGAALPVTFAISKEEETEIYRMDVEGLHDCIIMPYYGCVVVDSRVIMLGESEVRTVGELWKLLHNKGDKPLHISSLQMDSFIEHVVPGLRRLGKVNLDQQIAGRIVEAGLRAKLFLDQDGGVLRGTLEFHYDEIKIQPLSSRNVNQDFIMESPSSSPGDIIVIRDRQRESMILEMIEHSAFRISEDELIAEDEDELYEVLFNLLPKLEHIAEVYVTPAIKRMVHSGNHPPKIKVDTDNSMNWLEVSFEMDAMSEEELQEILRSVIEKKKYYRLPEGAFLSLEDAEFQVFERLYRDLGMKKSDIKGGMISLPLSRGPQLQDRNEESLKGIQWGRSLRRLLDHLKDPSAMDFEVPTTLSSVLREYQVSGFRWMKMLAHYGFGGILADDMGLGKTLQSIAYIVSEHERDGIIAGERHPVLIVAPASLVYNWESEFHRFAPQLRVKVAAGDKQERSDILNEVDQVDVIVTTYPSLRRDIESYQEITFNSLILDEAQYIKNHASQTAQVVKQISAAHRFALTGTPIENSLEELWSIFDAVFPDLFGGRKAFMDLPRDKVAQKARPFILRRLKKDVLRELPDKIETVLQSELHLEQKQLYSAYLTKLQEETAKELEEGSFQKSRIKILAGITRLRQLCCHPALFIDPFSGSSGKLEQLLDVVDEALESGKRMLIFSQFTGMLKLIREELAQRKVELFYLDGATPSRERIELCSRFNQGENQVFLISLKAGGTGLNLTGADTVILYDLWWNPAVEEQATGRAHRLGQKQVVQVIRLVSKGTIEEKILELQERKRDLIQEVISSEPEHARGAATSLTEEEIRGLLMI; from the coding sequence TTGAGCGAAGTCAGGTCATTATGCGGAAGAATCTCTTTTAAGCGAGGAGAGCAGTACGTTAAAGAGGGGCGTGTGGCTGAGCTAAACAGTGATGGGGTAGGACATTTTGAAGCCAAAGTCCGTGAGGAACAGCATTATCATGTAAAGGTTGATGTGAATAGATCGGGCACGCTCAAAGCGAAATGTGATTGTCCAGCAAACGCATCTTATTATGGATATTGTAAGCATATAGCGGCGGTACTGATCGCAATCCATCAGGTTCATGGGGGGCAGGGAGCCCGAAAGGGAATTGTTATCCCATTGTCTCCCCTGTGGGGAGATGTTCCTATTCAAACGTCTCTGACCGATGAAAAGATAAATTCCCCAGCACAAGGACAAGGACGGAGTTTCACCTCATACAGAGGAGATGACCTAGTATCTAGCAGTCTGATTTCACTATTTCAGCTTCAACGCCAATCAGGTGTAACCAATGATCCAGTTAATGAAGCTCTAATAGGTTCTTTTAAGCCCCAAAAGGAACTACTCCAAGTTGAATTCACGATCAAATGCGTCAATAACTATAGGCAAATGCGTGAATCAAAGTTTGTCTTGGAAATGAAAGTAGGAGGAAAACGACTATATGTCGTAAATGACATCGGTGAGTTTTTAAGTCGCATTGATGCGGGTGAACCGCATTCTTTTACCAAGCTATTCACATATGATCCTAGTTTACATGCATTCAGTCCAGGAGATCACGAACTGATCAAGAAGCTGATCGATATCCATAATAGTGAATTTGCTTATCGAGAAACGGGTCTTGTTACCTCAGGCTTAGGTCATCATGAGTCCCGTTCAAAAGGAAACAAGCGCCAATTAACCCTACCTCCACTTGTATGGAGGGAGATCATTCCACTTCTCATTCAGCCCGACCGAAATGTACTTATTGAGCAGGATAATGGTGCTACTCATTCATTTGTAGTAGAGGACGGGGCGGCGCTTCCGGTTACTTTTGCTATTAGCAAAGAGGAAGAAACGGAGATCTACCGGATGGATGTTGAGGGATTGCACGATTGTATAATAATGCCCTACTACGGATGTGTGGTGGTGGATAGCAGAGTCATTATGCTAGGTGAATCCGAGGTGCGAACTGTAGGAGAGCTATGGAAGTTGCTACACAACAAGGGAGATAAGCCGCTGCATATCTCTAGCCTCCAAATGGACTCTTTTATAGAGCATGTCGTACCTGGTCTACGTCGTCTGGGAAAAGTAAATTTAGACCAACAAATCGCTGGCCGGATCGTTGAAGCAGGACTTCGTGCAAAATTGTTCTTGGATCAAGATGGGGGTGTACTGCGTGGTACATTGGAATTTCATTATGATGAGATTAAAATTCAGCCACTATCATCTCGGAATGTGAATCAAGACTTTATTATGGAATCCCCTTCCTCATCCCCCGGGGATATCATCGTGATTCGGGATAGACAACGTGAATCAATGATTTTAGAGATGATTGAACACTCGGCCTTTCGAATAAGTGAAGATGAATTGATAGCTGAGGATGAAGATGAGCTGTACGAAGTACTATTCAATCTACTTCCGAAACTGGAGCATATTGCCGAAGTGTATGTCACGCCAGCTATTAAACGAATGGTCCATAGTGGAAATCACCCACCTAAAATAAAAGTAGATACGGACAACTCTATGAATTGGTTAGAGGTTTCTTTCGAAATGGATGCGATGAGTGAGGAAGAACTACAGGAGATATTACGTAGCGTTATTGAAAAAAAGAAATATTATCGATTACCCGAAGGTGCATTTCTATCGTTGGAGGATGCAGAATTTCAGGTGTTCGAACGATTATATCGTGATCTAGGAATGAAAAAAAGCGACATCAAGGGGGGGATGATTTCACTCCCGCTGTCCCGGGGACCACAGTTGCAAGACAGGAATGAAGAAAGTTTAAAGGGGATTCAGTGGGGCAGATCCCTACGTCGCCTGTTGGACCATCTTAAGGACCCGAGCGCAATGGACTTTGAAGTGCCGACAACACTTTCATCTGTACTGCGGGAGTATCAGGTGAGCGGATTTAGATGGATGAAGATGCTTGCTCATTATGGGTTTGGAGGTATTCTTGCTGATGATATGGGCCTTGGTAAAACATTGCAGAGTATCGCCTACATCGTCTCTGAACACGAAAGGGATGGAATCATCGCTGGCGAGCGACATCCTGTACTTATTGTCGCACCGGCATCACTGGTCTATAACTGGGAAAGTGAGTTTCATAGGTTCGCTCCACAGCTGCGGGTGAAGGTGGCTGCAGGGGATAAACAGGAACGCAGCGACATTCTGAATGAAGTAGACCAGGTGGATGTCATTGTAACGACTTATCCATCACTGCGTCGTGATATTGAATCGTATCAGGAGATCACATTTAATTCGCTGATTTTGGATGAGGCGCAATATATCAAGAATCATGCTTCGCAGACAGCGCAGGTTGTGAAGCAGATTTCGGCAGCCCACCGGTTTGCACTTACGGGTACGCCAATTGAGAACTCGTTAGAGGAATTGTGGTCGATCTTTGATGCGGTATTTCCTGACTTGTTCGGAGGTCGGAAGGCGTTTATGGATTTGCCGCGGGATAAGGTTGCGCAGAAGGCTCGTCCCTTCATTCTAAGAAGATTGAAGAAGGATGTGCTCAGGGAACTCCCCGACAAAATCGAGACGGTGCTGCAATCTGAGTTACACTTGGAACAAAAGCAACTCTACAGTGCTTATTTGACCAAGCTGCAGGAGGAAACAGCGAAAGAGCTGGAAGAGGGTAGCTTTCAGAAAAGTCGGATCAAAATATTAGCGGGCATTACCAGGCTGCGGCAGTTATGCTGTCATCCTGCTTTGTTTATAGATCCTTTCTCAGGTTCCTCTGGTAAACTGGAGCAGTTGCTAGATGTGGTAGATGAAGCGCTGGAAAGTGGTAAGCGGATGCTAATATTCTCGCAGTTTACAGGTATGTTAAAGCTGATCCGTGAGGAGCTTGCTCAGCGCAAGGTAGAATTATTTTATCTCGATGGAGCCACTCCTTCTAGAGAACGTATAGAGTTGTGTTCCCGGTTCAATCAGGGGGAGAATCAGGTGTTCTTGATTTCGCTCAAAGCTGGAGGAACCGGATTGAATTTGACAGGAGCAGACACGGTTATTTTGTATGATCTATGGTGGAACCCAGCGGTAGAGGAACAGGCAACTGGCAGAGCTCATAGACTGGGACAAAAGCAAGTTGTCCAAGTCATTCGGTTGGTATCCAAAGGCACCATTGAAGAGAAAATTTTGGAGCTTCAGGAACGTAAGCGAGATTTGATCCAAGAAGTTATATCGTCAGAACCGGAGCATGCAAGGGGAGCGGCAACTTCCTTGACAGAAGAAGAAATTCGCGGATTACTCATGATTTGA